A segment of the Methanomassiliicoccaceae archaeon DOK genome:
AGTCCAGGTTGGTGAGCCTCTCGTCGAGGACGTCGACCATCTTCTTCGTCTGGCAGAAGATGATGGCCTTGGGCTTGTCGATGTCCAGGATCCTGCACAGGGCCCAGGACTTGTTCCTCCTCCCGACCGAGATGTAGTACTGCTTGGTCAGGTCCAGGACGACCTCGTCCTGGGACACGGAGACCTCCTTGGGGTTGTGCATGTAGTCGAACGCGAGCTGCTTCACGTTCTCCTGCATGGTCGCGGAGAACAGCATCGTGTGCCTCTTCTCGGGCATGGCTTTGAGGATGTACTCGATGTCCTCGATGAATCCCATGTCCAGCATCCTGTCGGCCTCGTCGAGGACCATGGTGGAGACCTCTGTGAGGTTGAGGACTCCTCTGTTGATCATGTCCCTGACGCGCCCGGGGGTGCCGGCGACGATGTCGCAGCCCTGCTGCAGCTTCTTGATCTGTCCCTCGATGCTGGCTCCGCCGTAGATGGGCAGGCACACGTGTCCGGAGTACTTCGAGAGCTTGGAGAGCTCCCCGGAGACCTGGTTGGCCAGCTCCCTCGTGGGGACGAGGACGATTGCGGACGGGACCTTCCTCCCGGCCTCGATGGTTCCGAGGATGATGGATCCGTACGCGCCGGTCTTCCCGGTACCGGTCTGGGCCTGGCCGAACATGTCGACGCCCTTGAGTCCGAGCGGGATGGAGTTGATCTGAATCGGGGTGGGCTCCTCCCATCCCATGTCATCCATGGCCTTTGCGACATCCTCCGGGATGCCGATGTCTGTGAATTTTGAGATCATGCAAACCACTGATCTGAAACTCTGCCTGGGACAGGACCCAGACGACTTTCCTTTTTCAACGATGCGTACTTGGAAATCCTTTATAAATATTATTAAAAGGGCCCGTGGGCGGGACGGGAGGATGCCGCGGGCATCTGAGCGGGTGGTCCGCAAATCGTCCGATATCTTTATATCCAATCAGACAATCCCCA
Coding sequences within it:
- a CDS encoding DEAD/DEAH box helicase — its product is MISKFTDIGIPEDVAKAMDDMGWEEPTPIQINSIPLGLKGVDMFGQAQTGTGKTGAYGSIILGTIEAGRKVPSAIVLVPTRELANQVSGELSKLSKYSGHVCLPIYGGASIEGQIKKLQQGCDIVAGTPGRVRDMINRGVLNLTEVSTMVLDEADRMLDMGFIEDIEYILKAMPEKRHTMLFSATMQENVKQLAFDYMHNPKEVSVSQDEVVLDLTKQYYISVGRRNKSWALCRILDIDKPKAIIFCQTKKMVDVLDERLTNLDYKVEAIHGDMPQSKREKVMSDFREDKTDILIATDVAARGLDIDDITYVINYDMPDDIDTYIHRIGRTGRAGKEGTAVSFVTSEEEHLVREFEMRTGMEIEKRDVPEAEPGTKDTIKRVVDYDQISDVFGMCRFEVNLGKKDGFGKVSLADFIIRNARIRDVSIGKITVGPESSVVEVHKDFGNRMTMDLPKAKYKNKKIQVRVIQD